The Papaver somniferum cultivar HN1 chromosome 6, ASM357369v1, whole genome shotgun sequence genome segment AAatctatttgaataaaaaaatCTAATGAGGCTAGTAATATTGCTTGTATGCATTTTATTAACCTTATTTTCTATAAATATATTGCCAATTGTTTTTATTTGTTGGACATTTTTAAATTCTTAAAAAGCAAAAACTTATCCAAAGCTTTCTTCCCTTCTCTCAGAAGCTGGTTCTTAAGGTTTGCATCAGGTCTGAATTGTTAAAGTTCATGGTACACGCTATTACATTGTTTCTTTTTGTGAATCCGCTTGTTGTTTGAAGACTTAAGTATATAGAGCCTCTCTCAGGTAAAAGGATTTGGTGTTTGTTTGCTTTCTATTGGGAAAGCGTTTGTTTGCATCAATATACCTGCCACTTATGATGTAGTAGACAACTGATTTTCTTATTAGGAAAGAACTGAAACAAATCACACACTGATTATGTAATTGTTATGCAACGGTTATTACATTCCTCATACCTTCAAATACATATTCTGTTTTGAACATGTGTTAGAGACAAGAAGTCTCTCATTTACGTTTTTGGATCCTATCTGTGGGAAGACGCAGAAAAAGCATTTTAGGAATAGTTGTTATTAATTGTTGAGGATCAGGTAGTGCTTTTCTGTTATGGCTTATGATCACTTTGTAATCTTCTCGGTGCTGCTTCCTCTACCTGAGCTCTGTGTCTCTACCGATAAAATCACCTTACATGTGCCGCTCATGAGACCAACAATTTTAAGATTGAGACCTAAGTGTTATCAGATTGTTAATATATTTGCAAATATTATAAAGATACAGGTGAGTCTCAGAAAACATTTTTTGTATCTCATTGATGTTGCTTAATTTACTAGCAGAAGATTCTTGCAGCTTCTATAATCTTGCATAATTGTGATGTCTGTTATGCAAGAAATTGTGTATTTAATGTACAAATGAAGCTAGTATTCGTTTGCACAGCTGCACATCTTCATACTCCATGTTACTTTCCACTTACATGTGTCTGTTCAAATCACCAGAGTTGGGTGTAGCACAAAATTATTAATCTATTGCAAGCTACCTCATTATTGACCATGAGAAACATTAGTGCTGAACTAATTGCAGCAAGTTTGTCTTATTTTGTTTAGTCATATGACATAATATTATTACTTGGTTGATGGAAGGTCTTTTGATAAAGTTAGGCAATCTTCTCCTTTAATGACACTACTGATAACTTTTTCTCTACAGTCAAAAGTCCCGGTACTGAACCAGGTCTTAGAACAGGAGATATTTAAGCACCAGCAAGGCAAGCTTCCACTGCTGCCGATTCACAGCATATTAAAGAATCAGAGAAGTGTTGTATCTTGCCAAAAATCCTCTTCAATTGGAAACCTGCAGGATTGTGATTGCACAAATTTTCGTTGTGTTCGACGTTCAAATAAGCATGTTTGGTTTTCGGGTAAAGACGACATACTTGGACCGACCAACGGTGGGGTTTCTTCCTTCCAGCTGCCTCAAATACACAGTATTCATGGCCAAGTACCTTATGATGTCATGGGCAATGCATTAGTTAGACAGAATGAAGTATCTGCTGCTGATGAAGCTCCTGTGGCAAATGGAGGTGATGCAGGTGTTATTTGCATTACTAATGCATCTGGGACCCGATCTATACATGAAAAAGACGATTTGGATGATCCAACTGgttatgattctccatcaacttTCCTCAGTTTAAGTAGTATCAGTTGTCAAGATAACAAAAAAGGCTTCTTAGTTGATGCTTTGGATGAAACTCAAGGAAATTGTCCACATCCTGATGATTCCCGCCTCTTTCATCACGGTAGCTCGCCTGCTTTCTATAATCTTCTATCTGCAGATATGCCAAGGTTCGTCACCTCTGCTCTAAATGATGGTTACGCTTCCAATTTGGACTGTCGAAGAGATGGAGATGTGCAAGGGTTGGTGGATATGAGTGGACCCCTGCCTGATCATTTTGTAAATTCAGTTGCACAATCTGTTTCCAAGAGTTCACTACTAAACATGAAGACTACTACACAGCCTTCTTCAACTTTCTTAACTTTAACTACAGAATCAAGTGGGATAAAACCTTCTCTCCCACAAAATTCCGGGCTTACTTCAAATGGTAATACGACAGATAACTCCACTCTTCACCATTTATCTCCTAAAGATCTGATGAGTTGTCTTTCTTCATCGATTGAGTGGAAGAAACGGAGGGGATCTCTATGTGGGGGGAAGCATATTGACGAGAATTTTATTGGTTTGCCTCTGAATTCACAAGGTGCATATGTCCAGTCTTCCTCAAGTAGCAGTAAAGTAGGGTATAACTGTTTAGATAAACAAGATAAAATGGTGGGCTCGTCCAGCGGCTTCCAAACTCACAATGTGTGGCCAAACATAGAGAAGCAGTATGTGGAAAGACAAGCTTCAAGAGGTCATTTACAATTGTTTCCTGAGGAAATCTGTTTCAGAGATAATCCTAAAGTGGATGTGCCATCCAGCTTTGGTGTTACACAGTGTAATGGAGGAACAGAAACTCACTGGGAAGACTCGTTTAGGAGTACGAGTGAATCTGTACGGCAATTGGATTCTGAGCTAAGCATGTTGAAACTTTGTTCTTATGGGTCATGCGACCGAAGTGGGTCTACTGTAAATCAGACAGAAAATCAAAAGAGTCGAGCTGAAAAGAGTCCAGAATGTGGGTTGCTGCCTCAGAATCAATTAACTATACGGTTGATGGGTAAAGATGTTACCATTGGTAGAGCGAACGTACAAGTCTGTAGTTTTGAGGATGAAGGTTTATGGACTGACAAGGAAATTATAACAGAGCATCATCTTCCCATGGCAGCCCCCGAAGGCTCTTCGTTTCACGGACATTCTTGTCCTAAATGGATTGAACATTCAGTACTACAAAAACCAAACGAAACTGCGTCTCATCTATGGAAAGCTCAAACCAGCTCACCGCAGATTTTGCAGATGAAAGCTGTAGAACCTAGTTTTTCTCAGTTGTACTACAAGTGGAGGACACCTTATCTGTCACACGCTGGTGTTTCCTTGATCAGTAAAAAACAATGCCTGGAAACCCGAAAGGTTGCTTCCGATTCATCGATGGATAGGGCGGCGAAGGTTCCAGCATCTAGTACTGCTCAAGATGAATCTCGCTACACCGGACGTGAAATGCCAGTACAATCATCGGCTCCACACAATGCTTGTGATCATACACTTTTCAGCTCTACGCAATTTAAGCACAGCCAGAGCACGTCTGTTCATGAAAAACATTCGCGTTTCGTATTTCCCTTCTCAAGCGAGGATCTCCCGGAGTATGTGCAACCATCACGGTTTGAAAGCTCTTCACAGCAGTTGCCACAGTGGTTGATAAACCCTAAACAGCAGAAAGTTACTCCGCCTGCTTTATCCAAACCTTACTTTGCTGCAAGGGCTACACACCATCCATCTAGCAAATTAGGTATCTCTTCTCCACATAAAAAATCGACAGTTCCACTTGCTTCTGAACCAGGAACCTCAATCCACCGCATGCAGAAATCAGCTGGTGGGACTTCGTTGAATTTCCCTCCAATCATCCCAGCTCCTCCTGGATTCAGAAGGTGTTTTCCTAGTAACtcgttttctaaaaaattatttaagATCAAGGATGGAAGTTATTCCAGGATTTCATCTCTTAATAATATCGATCAAGTTAAGAAAACCAACAAGAGGCCTGCAGCTACATCAAATGATTTGTCAAGATCCTTTAAGAGACTCAACTGGCAGATGCAAGAGTTTGATGGCAAGTTGGGGTTGGACAGAGCTGCAGATAGTAGAGTTCACACACAACCTAATTCTTCCCCACCTGAACATGACGAATACAGAAATGAAGGGAGTGATGTGGGAGGTGACAGCCATGGACTATCTCAGGATATTCATGAAGAGGATGGATTCAGAACCTTGCCAAGCTCTAACTTCTGTAAATCGGACACTATGGGTAGATCAGGTCCAATTAAACTAACTGCAGGAGCAAAGCACATCTTGAAACCTAGTCCAACAATTGCTCGAGATATTCCTAAGCCAACTCATCCAATAATTCCTCTTGGACAAGTTGCCAATGCTAGTAAAGTTTCAGAACTTCAGAAGAAACCGGTGCAAATTTTCAAGCTCTAAGAGAGTAAGTCAGAGCTGTTTATGTCGTTTGACTTCTTAGTGCTTCACATGGGCTGCTATTGGGCAATGGTTTTGCTACCAATAGGAATCCTTCCAATAGAGGTATGTTGTGATGGTTGTGTAATTTCCATGGATGATAGAGAGACAACCAAGTAATCTACCATGGTGCTTAATGTACTGTACTACTTTCTTGTACCAAAGGCATGTTACTTCAATAGTTAGGCCTTTGTCTTGGCGAAGTAAATGCACTCTAATCTAATTAAAAGTCCTAAAAATTAGCTTTTGTGGAAGTATGTGGGTGTTTTTATTATTGTCATCTTCTTTTAAATCTTTTTTCTAGCCTGATAGTGATGGTTGCAGTTTTAGGTATATTCAAGGGAGAAAATATAGTACTCCGTGCTAGTATTTATTTGAAGAAGCAAAATCTTTTGGCACAGTGGATTTGGGGGAGCAGATTTTGAATGAACAATTTGTTCATTCATGCAACCATCGAACTACATGTATCAAGTTGGAGGAGACGTATTTGAATTAGATTAACTGGTATCAAACTCTTGCAATAGGTTGGAGGAATAACCTCGAGATGTTGAAATAGTAGTGGTACACAACTACACGCCGTGTTAAATATAGGTCTTGTTTTTGGCTTCCTTAACTGGTATTATGACAATTTTTCCTCGGTATCCTAACTTTGTAGTAGATGGAGAGCAGGAAATTTTGCTTTGAAATTTGGCGATCAATTAAATCGTTAGGACCTTAGGCTGTGCTCAATTTGAAAGAGGAGATTGGTTATTTGCCTGATATCACGAATAAAGCTGACTAGCTGAGGGCCAAGATGAGCGGCAACTTAAAATTTGATAATGCTTAAACTGCATATATATTAGTTATCATTGGTAGTTTTAATCAAGTATTGGGACATAACATAAGAGTTTGGATTGAGTTCTGTGCCAGATGCAGTTCAATACCTGAAGAAGGTAATCATGGAGATTCAGAAACGTTGGGCATTAAATTTTATTATGTtgaataatgattttttttttttgaagcataaataaTGAATATTATTcgtttacaagaaaacttattgATCGCAAATTGCTTAGAAATATTTCATAAATTTGATCCACAATACTCGAATATTTAGTATGTCCCTTTATAGGATATGTGCCTTTCTTGGTTTCAACGTTTCCTTGCTTCTTTTTCAGCCTGCAGACCCAGTTAAGATTCTTAAATTTCTGTTGGAAAATTGTACGAGAATATGGAACTTTTTTCTCCGTAATTCATTGACAAATGAAATCAACATTTCTGAGAGAATTTCATTTCTTACTGCTTTTACGACCCGCTCAAAGGCGTCTGGTCCATGTTTCTCGATGTATCGCTCCACAGATTTCCTAGCGTCCAGGCTCATCATCTGAAGAACTTTTCTTTGTCCCTCGGGATAATTAGAATTAACATGAAATCCTATTTTCACATATTTTCTCGCAAAATTTTCATATATATAAGCTGCTCCGTTGAAAATTGGTAAAACCAACCATAGACAAATCACGAGCTTGATGAATGGCCAAAAGGGGACCCTGTTTGTTACACCATAGAGATGGAGACTCAAAGTACTTTCTTATTAGCAACTTGTATTGATAAATTAGTGAAGTCTTTCTATGAAATTGATATTGTTATTTACCAGGCCAAGAATTTGTAGAATGAGAGCTCAAAAATTGTGATGAATGAGTATAAAATCCAGTATGTGAGCCATTGTTGATCGTCTAGTGTTGAGGGACTCTCGATGGCTCGCATCGATGCATACCTGTTACCAATAATAATCgtaaaaaataaacatatatcaaaagaaaaatttagattTTGGGGGAGAAGGTATCTGATCTGAGCAACTTACAAAGGAAATAGTAGCATTACCCCTGGCCTGCATGGGATAATCACAAGATTCAAAAAAAGCTGATTAGCGTTAGAAATGATGAATATGTTAGTAGATTACAATCATTGCATAACTATACTCAGATACTCATACATGCATAATTATGTTTCAGTTCTTCAATAAAAATAATTAGTATTACATGCATTAATCATAACTACTCTATTtctatataaaataaaataattaaccgACGGTTGTTCGTTAACATTTACTTCTGAAggcaaaagtaaagaaaaatcagGCAAAAATTGGCTGATATTTACCCCACTAATGTATCCAAGTGTCTTGCAATGGCTCCAATAAAACCCATTTTcagaagattttttctttttctatataGCTTACTGATTAGCTGAATGATTTGCTAGATGTATGGCAGCCAATGAAtttataagaagaagaaatgaaagaaGCACCCATATATACTACTAACATGCATGTTTAAGTAGAAGAAGGGAGTTACTAAGATCTCTTGCATGCATGAAAGTTAAAGGTGACAATCGAGATTAGAATGATGATTAAGAAAGGAATCATCTCAAGGAGCTAGGCATCAAAGTTTTCTTTCCTACAGCTAAACTCCACGACAAGGAATCGTGAGAATAGAGAAGCAATAGATGTTTATATGAGTCGCTAGAAGAAACTTATAATGATGATTCGATATCTGCTTTGTGAAGCTAAACTAACGGATTACTTTGTTTATCAGAATTGGGTCCCCCTACATGTAAAAACCTCTTTTCCTAGTTTTGTAGATAGTCTTTCTCTGAAGCAGAAACTACGATAAGGACATTTGAGAAAAATTAATTGGTGCAAAAATTATGTGGTGATGGAAACCTATCGTCTTGTCTTATTGGCTAGCGCTATTATTTTTAGAAATTATTATAATTCCTTTACTGGTTATTGGTTGTCGTATAATCATCCCTCGAATACTTCAAGACTGCTAGTGGGGTGCCAAGTTTAGTGGGGTGTACCAAGTTAAGGTAAAAAttgttttgtcctatatgaaaatCTGTTTTGTCTTATTATAGTTTAGGTACACCCCCACTTAATTTAGTATCCCTATTAGCAATGTTGCAATACTTGTTGTTCTAATGTCAATCACTTTCAATTGCTTAGTGTGGTTGTTAGTTCGTCCAATTATAATTCTTTGTACTGTTTTCAAAACAATAGTTCTGTTAGTAAATTAAAGCTTGGTCTAGCTTATTCTTATTCCTCTAAATGAGAATTATGTCGTGGAATTGTCAAGGTTTCGGCAATCCTACTACCAAAACAACAATATGGAATTTGATTAgatgtcaaaaccctaatatgATTTTTCTATGTGAAACTAAAAATGAATTTTCTATGATGAATCAATATCTTAGTAGATTCAATTACCCCAATTTTTGGGTCTTTCTTTCTATTGGTAGGGCTGGTGGTATTTCTTTAATTTGGAAAATTGGTTTTCAATGTGAAATTGTTCATAATACTGATAAGATGATAAATGTCATCATCTTTGATAACCCAAGTAAGCCAACATTTCTAGTCACTTTTCTTTATGGTTCTGTATATCCTGAAGAAAAGATGACACAATGGAAATTCATCAGTGAAATTGGTGCTAGAGCTAATCTTCCTTGGGTTATCATTGGTGACCTCAACATAACTATGCGTGACTATGAAAGATCTACATTCACTACTCCAACTATTATTGAATTTCCTGAAATTCAAACTATCTTGGATAATGCTGATCTTTCATACCTAGGTTATATAGGCAACAGGTTTATCTGGAATAATAGGCAATCTGGTGATAATTATATTTATGCTAGATTAGACAGGACTTTGGCTAATGGTCCTTCGCTACATCATTATGGTTCCACCCCGGTGCACCATATTGATACTATTGGCATTGACCATATACCCATTATCTTGGAGACTAACTCTGTGTCCACCAAGGTAGTAAGCCCTACAGATATTTCAAATGCTGGGGTAGAGATCCATCTGTAAGAGAATTTATTAAAAATGCTTACTCTGAATATGTCAGAGGATCCTCCTCTTTCCAGTTTACTAATAGGTTGAGAAATGCGAAATATGATCTGAAATTATGGAATCTTAACCATTTTGGAAACATTGATCATAAGGTTAGATCTCTGAACAATCAACTCCATGATCTTAATAATCTTCCACATTCTTCAAACAATGTGGAATAGATTAAACAAGTAGAGTTTGATCTAGAACATTGGCAAAAAGTGCAAGAAGACTTTTATGCCAAAAATCTAGACAAGAGTTCTTCAAATCTTTTGACAGGAatacaaggttttatcataattaTGCCAATATGAGAAAGCATTTTAATCATATCAATGCTCTCAAATTGGATAATGGGCAGTGGGTTAATGATAGAGCTGATCTTGAAACCCTTTTGGTAAATCACTTTAGTTCCATTGGAACAACTTCCAATCCTTACAGAAACCCAGATATCCTTAATTATATTGATTCTTGTATTTCGAGTAGTGATAGCATAAATCTTCTTAGGCCGGTCACTAAGAAAGAAATAATTAATACAATTAATTAAATGACTCCCTGGACGGCCCCAAGGCCCGATGGTTTTCCTCCTGGATTGTATAAGGAGAACATGGATCTCTTAATAGATGATGTTTGGAAAACAGTTAACGGTTTTTTTGATTCCAAGCATTTCTTAAAAGAGATGAACCACACTTTCCTCTCTCTAATCCCCAAAATAAATAATCCCTCTAGTCCAACTGAATTTAGGCCAATTTCTTTGTGCAATTCTATTTacaaaatcattacaaagattatCGTAAACAGAATGAAACCTCTTTTGAGTAAAATGATAATCCCATTTCAGGTTGCTTATGTTCCAGGGAGacatattcaagataatatcatAATTGCTCATGATATGGTTCACAcaatgaaaagaaaggaaaagggaCAAATGGGGTGTCATGGGCCTTAAAATAGATATGTCTAAGGCCTTCGACATAGTTGAGTGGTCTTTCCTTAGAGATATCCTTAGAGCTTTTTGGTTTTCGGAACACTGGTGTGACCTAACCAATCAACGTGTTAGTACCACTAGTATTTTTATCATGTTAAATGGCTCTCCATGCAAAACTTATAGACCAACAAGGGGTCTGAGGCAAGGAGATCCCTTGTCTCCATACCTGCTCATCATTGTCATGGAATCCTTTTCTAGATATCTTATTCATGCTGAAAATTTTCATCTAAGGATGCTCCGAGTATCAGTCATCTACTCTTTGCAAATGACCTTCTCATCTTTGCTAAATCCTCTCACACTGAAGCTATGAATTTATTGAGTTTAATTAAGGACTTTGGTATGACAAGTGATTAACCTTCAGAAATCAAGTTGTTTCCTCAGTAGTAATGTCCATCCTGATCATGTTGTTTCTCTCATAAATGACTTAAAAGTTAAGAAGATACCTCTCGGTGAAAAATACTTAGGCATTCCCTTATTCATTTGTAGAGTTAGGTCTGATTCTTTTAATCATCTAAATAATCATTTTGATAAAAGAGTAGATAAATGGAAGGGCAAACATTTCAACCAAGAAGGTAGGTCTGTGATGGTTCAAAATGTGTTAAAGTATTCCCCCATTTACCATATGAACACATTCACGATTCCTGATAATATCATTAATAGTATGGAGTCTgctcaaagagatttttggtggggtaaGTCCAAATATGGGGGTCTTTATCTTAGGGGTTGGCTAAGAATCTGTACTCATAAATACCAATGAGGTTTAGGATTCTGTAATCTTAAGTATGTTAATCTTTCCCTTTTGACCAAAACTGCTTGAAATATTATTCATATTCCTGATGCCTTATTGTCATTATCTTGAAGTGTAAGTATTTTAAAAATTGTCATCCTATGCATGTTGTTAGAAAGGTAGACTGCTCACGGGTTTGGAGGAGTATTATTCGTGGCCTTGAGGTTTTCAGGTACAATTCTATTTGGGAGGTTATAAATGGTGATTGTATTTCTGCTTTTGCTGATAATTGGATTCCTAATGCTGTTGAAATTAAGTTTGTTTCGAATCTGAATCCTAATATCTCTGTTTCTGCTTTTATTGATAAATAAACCAAAACTTGGAATCATGAACTAGTCAATGCTTTCTTTACAAATCAGAATGCTAGTAACATCCTCAGTATTAGGATTCCATTATCAGGCTGTGATAGACTCATTTGGCCACACACAAAGAACGGCCAGTTTATTGTCAAATCGGCCTATAAACTTATTTCTGGTCAAAATGCATATATGAATAACCCGCAGAGTAGAAACCCTGTTTATAAATCTTTGTGGAAATTACCTATCCTCCCTAAAGTTCAGATTTTTGCCTGGACGTGTCATGAAAACATTCTTCCAGCTAAATCTATCTTGCAAGATACGCTAATGGGAATGATACCTCTTGTAATATGTGTAATTATGGTTTAACTGAATCTCCTGAACACATTATTCTTCATTGTGCTTTTTCAAAGGATGTTTGGTATCTCACTCCCTATGCAGATATTATTGAACATGGTTGTGCTTTAAACATTAACATACAAGAATGGATTCATAAATGGCTCTCTGATGATAATTTGAAGGAGAAAGCAGGAGTTGTTTTCTCAATTGCATGGAGtatatggaaagaaagatgcTTTTGTACTTTCCAGGGAAAAAATCTTAATCATCACTCCACTGTCAGATTTGCTCTTAAGCTAGTCAATGACACATAAATGTATTTGAGTAATCACAGTTCCCAGGATCTAAATAGGCATGTCCATGTAGAAGATAAAAACCTTACCAATGTCATTAGCTCTCTGTCACATGATTTCACATTATATTCAGTGATGCTGCCTTTGAAAAGAACTTTACATTTTCTGGTATTGGTCCGTGGGGAATGATATTGCATGCTCGTTTCATAGATGCAAGCTCCAAGCAGGGAATGTGAGAAATGTCGAAGAAGCGGAGAGCCTGACTTTGTTTGAAGCAGTGAAGTGGGCCAAAGCTAAAAGTCTAGAGAAGGTCTGTTTTGTCAGTGATGCCAATTTTATCATTGACTCCATCAATTCCAGTAATAATCAATTGTATTGGTATAATTATTCATTCCTAGTAGACTGTAAAACAATTTCTTCCAgttttagttttgtcaagtttgaTTTTTTGCGTAGGAATCACTTAGAGCTGGCTGATCAAGCAACAAAATTTAGTAGAAGGTCTAGAACCACTGGTGAATGGATGGGTGATATCCCCGCATTCCTCAATTCTACTATGTAACTCCTTTTTATTAATACAATTCCTTATTTTCTAGCAGAAAAGCAAATTATAATTCCTTTACACACGGACCATACTTAAATGTACTAGCCAGCGTAACTCATGGTGGATGGACAACATCGCAGATCGGTAGTCTATGTTTAATCATCTTTAACAAACGATGATGGTCAAATTTTATAATTTATACCAGTAAAAAATACTAAAtatatttataatttttattgggggaggatccatggacactcttaaatGGATAAGGTCAGATATGATTTGTGTCATTTTCTctgaaaaccaaaactacaatgaatttatatttaatattttgatgatatgttcgtcttataagactctacattcctacgaAAAATGAATTTATATTTAATATTATGGCACCAAGGTATAATATCCTCGCTTTATTTTGTGTCTCTAATATATTAATCTGATTACTTTGTTTTTGCCTTCCAAAACGATTGCAATACACGAGCATACACTTTTTACATGCAAATTTCCGATAGAAAAAATTTCGTTTGCCAAAACTTGTGCGCACTATGTAAGCAAATTTAAACAGGGTGCAATTTGGTTTTTTTCTTACAAACTTTTCACGACAATAAAATgccttttaaaaagaaaaataacaagaagATCAATCACACCCCGCATACCATAGGTATAAATAACTTTATCCAACGATTTCAATCTTCTCTTATACTCGTCGAACGGTTACGCCTAAAAGAATTTGTATACTGGAGATGGAAACTACCCAATATCATTATCATTTCAATGAAATTTTTTACTCGTTTAACGACAACAAATTTCTCTCATCCATTTTACGGCTCCCTCCCATCTAAATTATTTACCTAAGATGGGAAATTATCAATTTTGACCATTATTTTGTAAGGGATAAAAAGAACGCAGATGGAGGGTGTAACACAAAAATACGAATAACTATAAATTTTTAGAATCACTTTGCAGGCGAAAATTTTTAAGCCTACATATTTAGGGGAAAATAAATATGCTCAATACATAGCTCGAGCACAACTCTAACTACAATGTATTATTATACTATAGAAAGGGAAAATGCATTAAAACTTGTTGGGCTTTAAACTCTCGAAgctaataattaaaaatatttgtaTTTTTCATGATACCCCCAACTAGAGATTTAAGGGAAATGCAATTATTAGTTATAGGATTTTTTCTTTTCATCGGGTTAGTTTTGTTGtttgatattttctttcttgttctcTGTAGTTTTTGATATGTTTACACTGTTTTGGTTGGTTCCATTCGTTTGTttgtttttatcttattttaagtttaattttctttattttttattaattttgataTATCTGTGACTATTCTTGTTTGTGTTTTCGTTTTAGGTTGAACTCTATGATCCAACCATGTTATTATTTATAATCTTGTTGAATTTTGTGATTATGGATATTTGTGTTTATATTTTACGATTCATCTGATTGAGGTGTAACTTTTTCTGCTTGTGTTTATCTTTCTTATTGAAGGCGAGTTTCATATTTCAAATGTCTCTAGATACAATGCTAACAGGCCACATACTCGAACTATGTGTCCTCTGATGTAACGCGCCCCGCTTCGAATTTTAGGTCGGCCACTCAAAAATCCCAAGTGTGGCATACTCACTTACACGCTCAACTGACAAGCCAACAGATGGAGACCAGGCTATTATGTGGAGCATGCACA includes the following:
- the LOC113287472 gene encoding uncharacterized protein LOC113287472; this translates as MAVIFEGFSIREYTSKVRSVNVAKCWPFDDVNKASTSSTAKRTDVEMNKLLPPLTCRKYRWWSNEVKLLNGEESVQPPSDDKFQSGFHDDKDSGFGFDGDGDDDKKNDKKEKEEEVVLTRKEKEEQKMVMVCPVCQKFTASTVNAVNIHIDSCLSKASKREKKLIRLAKKIAAEAEAAKSSSKTKKKKRSIVEIFAVAPQIETLQIQEEEEEGYKQEEDNTDDNEEDEVEVGECTNNKKLLKGKKKKKKKLSSSPKADATMGMIRNFKFDNKKKKKKKKTDCSTVTSTSLSPKLFKKKKNKIKKKSKVPVLNQVLEQEIFKHQQGKLPLLPIHSILKNQRSVVSCQKSSSIGNLQDCDCTNFRCVRRSNKHVWFSGKDDILGPTNGGVSSFQLPQIHSIHGQVPYDVMGNALVRQNEVSAADEAPVANGGDAGVICITNASGTRSIHEKDDLDDPTGYDSPSTFLSLSSISCQDNKKGFLVDALDETQGNCPHPDDSRLFHHGSSPAFYNLLSADMPRFVTSALNDGYASNLDCRRDGDVQGLVDMSGPLPDHFVNSVAQSVSKSSLLNMKTTTQPSSTFLTLTTESSGIKPSLPQNSGLTSNGNTTDNSTLHHLSPKDLMSCLSSSIEWKKRRGSLCGGKHIDENFIGLPLNSQGAYVQSSSSSSKVGYNCLDKQDKMVGSSSGFQTHNVWPNIEKQYVERQASRGHLQLFPEEICFRDNPKVDVPSSFGVTQCNGGTETHWEDSFRSTSESVRQLDSELSMLKLCSYGSCDRSGSTVNQTENQKSRAEKSPECGLLPQNQLTIRLMGKDVTIGRANVQVCSFEDEGLWTDKEIITEHHLPMAAPEGSSFHGHSCPKWIEHSVLQKPNETASHLWKAQTSSPQILQMKAVEPSFSQLYYKWRTPYLSHAGVSLISKKQCLETRKVASDSSMDRAAKVPASSTAQDESRYTGREMPVQSSAPHNACDHTLFSSTQFKHSQSTSVHEKHSRFVFPFSSEDLPEYVQPSRFESSSQQLPQWLINPKQQKVTPPALSKPYFAARATHHPSSKLGISSPHKKSTVPLASEPGTSIHRMQKSAGGTSLNFPPIIPAPPGFRRCFPSNSFSKKLFKIKDGSYSRISSLNNIDQVKKTNKRPAATSNDLSRSFKRLNWQMQEFDGKLGLDRAADSRVHTQPNSSPPEHDEYRNEGSDVGGDSHGLSQDIHEEDGFRTLPSSNFCKSDTMGRSGPIKLTAGAKHILKPSPTIARDIPKPTHPIIPLGQVANASKVSELQKKPVQIFKL
- the LOC113285632 gene encoding HVA22-like protein f, yielding MGFIGAIARHLDTLVGPGVMLLFPLYASMRAIESPSTLDDQQWLTYWILYSFITIFELSFYKFLAWVPFWPFIKLVICLWLVLPIFNGAAYIYENFARKYVKIGFHVNSNYPEGQRKVLQMMSLDARKSVERYIEKHGPDAFERVVKAAEKEARKR